Proteins encoded by one window of Pseudorca crassidens isolate mPseCra1 chromosome 3, mPseCra1.hap1, whole genome shotgun sequence:
- the SLC36A1 gene encoding proton-coupled amino acid transporter 1 isoform X3, producing MSTQRLRNEDYRDYSSTDVSPEESPSEGLNSFSSPGSYQRFGESNSTTWFQTLIHLLKGNIGTGLLGLPLAVKNAGILMGPLSLLVIGLVAVHCMGILVKCAHHFCRRLNKPFVDYGETVMYGLEATPVSWLRNNAHWGRHTVDFFLIVTQLGFCCVYFVFLADNFKQVIEAANGTTTNCHNNETVILTPTMDSRLYMLAFLPFLVLLVFVRNLRVLSIFSLLANITMVVSLVMIYQFIVQDIPDPKFLPLVASWQTYPLFFGTAIFAFEGIGMVLPLENKMKDPRKFSLILYVGMAIITVLYISLGCLGYLQFGANIQGSITLNLPNCWLYQSVKLLYSIGIFFTYALQFYVPAEIIIPFFVARAPEHCELVIDLSVRTVLVCLTYFGISAFQFAAWLDKLNLVR from the exons ATGTCCACGCAGAGACTTCGGAACGAGGACTACCGTGACTACAGCTCCACCGACGTGAGCCCGGAGGAGAGTCCGTCCGAAGGCCTGAACAGCTTCTCTTCCCCGGGATCCTACCAGCGGTTCGGGGAAAGCAACAGCACAAC ATGGTTCCAGACCCTGATCCACCTATTAAAAGGCAACATTGGCACAGGACTCctggggctgcctctggccgTGAAAAATGCAGGCATCTTG ATGGGTCCCCTCAGCCTGCTGGTGATAGGCCTCGTGGCTGTGCACTGCATGGGTATCCTGGTGAAGTGCGCTCACCACTTCTGCCGCAG actGAACAAGCCCTTTGTGGACTATGGGGAGACGGTGATGTATGGCCTGGAAGCCACCCCCGTCTCCTGGCTCCGGAACAACGCCCACTGGGGAAG GCACACTGTGGACTTCTTCCTAATCGTCACGCAGCTGGGATTCTGCTGTGTCTATTTTGTCTTTCTGGCTGACAACTTCAAACAG GTGATAGAAGCAGCCAATGGGACCACCACCAACTGCCACAACAACGAGACGGTGATCCTGACGCCCACCATGGACTCGAGACTCTACATGCTCGCCTTCCTGCCCTTCCTGGTGCTTCTGGTGTTCGTCAGAAACCTCCGAGTCCTGTCCATCTTCTCCCTGTTGGCCAACATCACCATGGTGGTCAGCCTGGTTATGATCTACCAGTTCATTGTTCAG gaTATCCCAGACCCCAAATTCCTCCCATTGGTGGCATCCTGGCAGACCTACCCTCTGTTCTTTGGCACGGCCATTTTTGCATTTGAAGGCATCGGGATG GTTCTGCCccttgaaaacaaaatgaaggatcCCCGGAAGTTCTCGCTCATCCTCTATGTGGGAATGGCTATCATCACTGTCCTCTACATCAGCCTGGGGTGTCTGGGGTACCTGCAATTTGGAGCTAACATCCAAGGGAGCATAACCCTCAACCTGCCCAACTGTTG GCTGTACCAGTCAGTTAAGCTGCTCTATTCCATCGGCATCTTCTTCACGTATGCCCTCCAGTTCTACGTCCCGGCCGAGATCATCATCCCCTTCTTCGTGGCCCGTGCACCTGAGCATTGCGAGCTGGTGATAGACCTATCCGTGCGCACCGTGCTGGTCTGCCTGACGT
- the SLC36A1 gene encoding proton-coupled amino acid transporter 1 isoform X4 yields the protein MSTQRLRNEDYRDYSSTDVSPEESPSEGLNSFSSPGSYQRFGESNSTTWFQTLIHLLKGNIGTGLLGLPLAVKNAGILMGPLSLLVIGLVAVHCMGILVKCAHHFCRRLNKPFVDYGETVMYGLEATPVSWLRNNAHWGRHTVDFFLIVTQLGFCCVYFVFLADNFKQVIEAANGTTTNCHNNETVILTPTMDSRLYMLAFLPFLVLLVFVRNLRVLSIFSLLANITMVVSLVMIYQFIVQDIPDPKFLPLVASWQTYPLFFGTAIFAFEGIGMVLPLENKMKDPRKFSLILYVGMAIITVLYISLGCLGYLQFGANIQGSITLNLPNCWLYQSVKLLYSIGIFFTYALQFYVPAEIIIPFFVARAPEHCELVIDLSVRTVLVCLTSVAVCPGSLVDIED from the exons ATGTCCACGCAGAGACTTCGGAACGAGGACTACCGTGACTACAGCTCCACCGACGTGAGCCCGGAGGAGAGTCCGTCCGAAGGCCTGAACAGCTTCTCTTCCCCGGGATCCTACCAGCGGTTCGGGGAAAGCAACAGCACAAC ATGGTTCCAGACCCTGATCCACCTATTAAAAGGCAACATTGGCACAGGACTCctggggctgcctctggccgTGAAAAATGCAGGCATCTTG ATGGGTCCCCTCAGCCTGCTGGTGATAGGCCTCGTGGCTGTGCACTGCATGGGTATCCTGGTGAAGTGCGCTCACCACTTCTGCCGCAG actGAACAAGCCCTTTGTGGACTATGGGGAGACGGTGATGTATGGCCTGGAAGCCACCCCCGTCTCCTGGCTCCGGAACAACGCCCACTGGGGAAG GCACACTGTGGACTTCTTCCTAATCGTCACGCAGCTGGGATTCTGCTGTGTCTATTTTGTCTTTCTGGCTGACAACTTCAAACAG GTGATAGAAGCAGCCAATGGGACCACCACCAACTGCCACAACAACGAGACGGTGATCCTGACGCCCACCATGGACTCGAGACTCTACATGCTCGCCTTCCTGCCCTTCCTGGTGCTTCTGGTGTTCGTCAGAAACCTCCGAGTCCTGTCCATCTTCTCCCTGTTGGCCAACATCACCATGGTGGTCAGCCTGGTTATGATCTACCAGTTCATTGTTCAG gaTATCCCAGACCCCAAATTCCTCCCATTGGTGGCATCCTGGCAGACCTACCCTCTGTTCTTTGGCACGGCCATTTTTGCATTTGAAGGCATCGGGATG GTTCTGCCccttgaaaacaaaatgaaggatcCCCGGAAGTTCTCGCTCATCCTCTATGTGGGAATGGCTATCATCACTGTCCTCTACATCAGCCTGGGGTGTCTGGGGTACCTGCAATTTGGAGCTAACATCCAAGGGAGCATAACCCTCAACCTGCCCAACTGTTG GCTGTACCAGTCAGTTAAGCTGCTCTATTCCATCGGCATCTTCTTCACGTATGCCCTCCAGTTCTACGTCCCGGCCGAGATCATCATCCCCTTCTTCGTGGCCCGTGCACCTGAGCATTGCGAGCTGGTGATAGACCTATCCGTGCGCACCGTGCTGGTCTGCCTGACGT